A genome region from Sphingomonas sp. BGYR3 includes the following:
- the acs gene encoding acetate--CoA ligase — protein sequence MADAALYPVPDEWRRKARVDAAGYERLYGRALADPGSFWLEQARRLDWIKRPEIAGDWSFDEADFHIQWFADGKLNVAANCIDRHLSTRGDSVAIIWEPDDPAAEPRRITYRELHAEVCRFANVLKAQGVQKGDRVTIYLPMIPEAAFAVLACARIGAIHSVVFGGFSPDALAGRITDCDSRVVITADQGCRGGKRVPLKANVDAAASRAPVLERVIVIRATGGEVAMTEGRDVWYHEAAAGVPAECKPEPMGAEDPLFILYTSGSTGKPKGVLHSSGGYLLWASLTHELCFDYRPGEVFWCAADIGWVTGHSYILYGPLANGATTVMFEGVPNWPDASRIWQVVDRHQVQTLFTAPTALRALMKDGDDYVKATSRASLRLLGTVGEPINPEAWRWYHDVAGEGRCPIIDTWWQTETGGAMIAPLPGATDLKPGSATRPLPGVEPQLVDAEGRVLDGATEGNLVIARSWPGQMRTVWGDHDRFFQTYFTTYPGKYFTGDGCRRDEDGYYWITGRVDDVINVSGHRMGTAEVESALVLHPKVAEAAVVGFPHEVKGQGIYAYVTLNARVEADEALRSDLIKWVRNEIGPIATPDAIQFAPGLPKTRSGKIMRRILRKIAEGDVSSLGDTSTLADPAVVDDLVANRVG from the coding sequence ATGGCCGATGCCGCACTCTATCCCGTGCCAGACGAATGGCGTCGCAAGGCGCGCGTCGATGCGGCAGGATATGAGCGGCTGTACGGGCGGGCGCTGGCCGATCCGGGCAGTTTCTGGCTGGAACAGGCGCGGCGGCTGGACTGGATCAAGCGGCCGGAAATCGCCGGGGACTGGTCGTTCGATGAGGCCGATTTCCACATCCAGTGGTTTGCCGACGGCAAGCTGAACGTCGCGGCGAATTGCATCGACCGGCATCTGTCGACGCGCGGCGACAGCGTGGCGATCATCTGGGAACCGGACGATCCGGCCGCCGAGCCGCGCCGCATCACCTATCGCGAACTGCACGCAGAGGTGTGCCGCTTTGCCAATGTGCTGAAGGCCCAGGGCGTCCAGAAGGGCGACCGCGTCACCATTTACCTGCCGATGATCCCGGAGGCGGCGTTCGCGGTGCTGGCGTGCGCGCGCATCGGGGCGATTCATTCGGTGGTGTTCGGCGGCTTTTCGCCCGATGCGCTGGCCGGACGCATCACCGATTGCGACAGCCGCGTCGTCATCACCGCCGATCAGGGATGCCGGGGCGGCAAGCGCGTACCGCTGAAGGCCAATGTCGATGCCGCCGCATCGCGCGCGCCGGTGCTGGAACGCGTGATCGTGATCCGTGCAACCGGCGGCGAGGTTGCGATGACCGAGGGCCGGGATGTCTGGTACCATGAGGCCGCGGCGGGCGTTCCCGCCGAATGCAAGCCGGAGCCGATGGGCGCGGAAGACCCGCTGTTCATCCTCTACACCAGCGGATCGACGGGCAAGCCCAAGGGCGTGCTGCACAGTTCGGGCGGATATCTGCTGTGGGCCAGCCTGACGCATGAGCTGTGTTTCGATTACCGGCCGGGCGAGGTGTTCTGGTGCGCCGCCGACATCGGCTGGGTCACTGGGCACAGCTATATCCTGTATGGCCCGCTGGCCAATGGCGCGACGACCGTGATGTTCGAAGGCGTGCCGAACTGGCCCGATGCCAGCCGCATCTGGCAGGTTGTCGACCGGCATCAGGTGCAGACGCTGTTCACCGCACCGACGGCGCTGCGCGCGCTGATGAAGGATGGCGATGATTATGTGAAGGCGACGAGCCGTGCCTCGCTGCGCCTGCTGGGCACGGTGGGGGAGCCGATCAATCCCGAGGCATGGCGCTGGTATCACGATGTCGCGGGCGAGGGACGGTGCCCGATCATCGACACCTGGTGGCAGACCGAAACGGGCGGGGCGATGATCGCGCCGCTGCCGGGGGCAACCGACCTGAAGCCCGGTTCGGCCACCCGGCCATTGCCGGGGGTGGAGCCGCAGCTGGTCGATGCCGAGGGCCGGGTGCTGGACGGCGCGACCGAGGGCAATCTGGTCATCGCGCGCAGCTGGCCGGGGCAGATGCGCACCGTTTGGGGAGACCATGACCGGTTTTTCCAGACCTATTTCACCACCTATCCCGGCAAATATTTCACAGGCGACGGGTGCCGCCGGGACGAGGATGGCTATTACTGGATCACCGGGCGGGTGGATGACGTGATCAACGTGTCCGGCCACCGCATGGGGACGGCGGAAGTCGAAAGCGCGCTGGTCCTGCACCCGAAGGTGGCGGAGGCGGCTGTCGTCGGATTTCCCCATGAGGTGAAGGGGCAGGGTATCTATGCCTATGTCACGCTGAACGCGCGGGTCGAGGCGGACGAGGCGCTGCGCAGCGATCTGATCAAATGGGTGCGCAACGAAATCGGACCGATTGCCACGCCCGACGCGATCCAGTTCGCCCCCGGCCTGCCCAAGACGCGCAGTGGCAAGATCATGCGCCGCATCCTGCGCAAGATTGCGGAGGGCGATGTGTCGTCGCTGGGCGATACATCGACCCTGGCCGATCCGGCGGTGGTCGACGATCTGGTCGCCAATCGCGTCGGCTGA
- the ftsH gene encoding ATP-dependent zinc metalloprotease FtsH — MSDNEKPTGSGNNGGGNNPWMKSLAIWVGILAALALFVTLLDGTRSGQAAGADLPYSAFLDRVEQGQVKTVNISGEVITGDLADGNRYRTYAVPDPNLTDTLRKAGVTINGQPQERTSIWQVLLIQSLPFVLFLGIAFFVVRQMQKNAGGGGAMGFGKSRAKMLTQKEGRVTFDDVAGIDEAREELQEIVEFLKDPTKFARLGGKIPKGALLVGSPGTGKTLLARAIAGEAGVPFFTISGSDFVEMFVGVGASRVRDMFEQAKKSAPCIVFIDEIDAVGRHRGAGLGNGNDEREQTLNQLLVEMDGFEANEGIIIIAATNRPDVLDPALLRPGRFDRQVVVPRPDIEGRVKILQVHMKKVPLAPDVDARTIARGTPGFSGADLANLVNEAALTAARKGKRLVAMQEFEEAKDKVMMGAERRSMVMTDDEKRMTAYHEAGHAIVSVHEPASDPIHKATIIPRGRALGMVMRLPERDSYSYHRDKMYANLSVAMGGRVAEEIIFGYDKVSSGASGDIQYATGLARDMVTRWGMSDKVGPVEYAQPEGESFLGYSSSQPVRMSNQTQQLIDAEIKSIVEGGLDRAKHILTTHIDQLHKLAEALLEFETLSGDEIKQLLDGGTIDKGGVAVSGSSSVPAGGSAIPKIRRPKGPFGTPSPQGA, encoded by the coding sequence ATGAGCGACAACGAAAAGCCTACCGGTTCCGGCAACAATGGCGGCGGCAACAATCCCTGGATGAAAAGCCTGGCGATCTGGGTGGGCATCCTGGCGGCGCTGGCGCTGTTCGTCACCCTGCTGGACGGCACGCGCAGCGGCCAGGCCGCGGGCGCTGATCTGCCCTATTCGGCGTTCCTTGACCGGGTCGAACAGGGACAGGTGAAAACCGTCAACATCTCCGGCGAAGTCATCACGGGCGATCTGGCCGATGGTAATCGCTATCGCACCTATGCGGTGCCGGATCCCAACCTCACCGACACGCTGCGCAAGGCAGGCGTGACCATCAATGGTCAGCCGCAGGAGCGCACGTCGATCTGGCAGGTACTGCTCATTCAGTCGCTGCCGTTCGTCCTGTTCCTGGGCATCGCGTTCTTCGTGGTGCGCCAGATGCAGAAGAACGCCGGTGGCGGCGGCGCGATGGGCTTTGGCAAATCGCGCGCCAAGATGCTGACGCAAAAGGAAGGTCGCGTGACCTTTGACGACGTGGCTGGCATCGACGAAGCGCGTGAGGAGCTTCAGGAAATCGTCGAGTTCCTGAAGGATCCGACCAAGTTCGCCCGGCTGGGCGGCAAGATTCCGAAGGGTGCGCTGCTCGTCGGTTCGCCCGGCACCGGCAAGACGCTGCTCGCCCGCGCCATTGCGGGTGAGGCTGGCGTGCCGTTCTTCACCATCTCCGGCTCGGACTTTGTCGAAATGTTCGTCGGCGTCGGCGCAAGCCGCGTCCGCGACATGTTCGAACAGGCAAAGAAGAGCGCGCCCTGCATCGTCTTCATCGACGAAATCGACGCGGTCGGCCGCCATCGCGGTGCCGGCCTTGGCAACGGCAATGACGAGCGTGAGCAGACGCTCAACCAGCTGCTCGTCGAAATGGACGGGTTCGAGGCGAATGAAGGCATCATCATCATCGCTGCGACCAACCGTCCGGACGTGCTCGATCCCGCGCTGCTCCGTCCCGGCCGTTTCGACCGTCAGGTCGTGGTGCCGCGCCCGGATATCGAAGGCCGCGTGAAGATCCTTCAGGTCCATATGAAAAAGGTGCCGCTGGCCCCCGATGTCGATGCGCGCACCATCGCGCGCGGCACGCCGGGCTTCTCCGGTGCCGATCTCGCAAACCTCGTCAACGAGGCCGCGCTGACCGCCGCACGCAAGGGCAAGCGCCTGGTTGCGATGCAGGAGTTCGAGGAGGCGAAGGACAAGGTGATGATGGGTGCGGAACGCCGCTCCATGGTCATGACCGACGATGAAAAGCGGATGACCGCCTATCACGAGGCGGGCCATGCCATCGTCTCCGTCCACGAACCGGCGTCGGATCCGATCCACAAGGCGACGATCATCCCGCGCGGTCGTGCGCTGGGCATGGTGATGCGCCTGCCGGAACGCGACAGCTACAGCTACCACCGCGACAAGATGTACGCGAACCTCTCCGTAGCCATGGGCGGCCGCGTGGCCGAGGAAATCATCTTCGGCTATGACAAGGTATCGTCCGGCGCATCCGGCGACATTCAATATGCCACGGGCCTGGCCCGCGACATGGTGACGCGCTGGGGTATGTCGGACAAGGTCGGCCCGGTCGAATATGCACAGCCAGAGGGCGAGAGCTTCCTTGGCTATTCGTCCAGCCAGCCGGTGCGGATGTCCAACCAGACGCAGCAGCTGATCGACGCGGAAATCAAGTCGATCGTCGAGGGCGGCCTGGATCGTGCCAAGCACATCCTGACCACGCATATCGACCAGCTGCACAAGCTGGCCGAGGCGCTGCTGGAATTCGAAACCCTGTCGGGGGACGAGATCAAGCAGCTGCTCGACGGCGGCACGATCGACAAGGGCGGCGTTGCGGTGTCCGGCTCCAGCTCGGTTCCCGCTGGCGGCAGCGCGATCCCGAAGATCCGGCGGCCAAAGGGGCCGTTCGGCACCCCCTCGCCCCAGGGCGCGTGA
- the tilS gene encoding tRNA lysidine(34) synthetase TilS, with translation MPSAPPSDLVARFHGHALTLLPHPPAAAAPLALAVSGGADSMAMLALAHAAFPDAVIAATVDHGLRTGSADEAQMVADHCTALGVPHEILALTGLARGPAVQERARTARYAALGEWAARHCALALATAHQADDQAETMLMRAARGVGLTGMRGIPAIGMAQGLAVIRPLLGWTRADLRALCFAHAIPFADDPGNADPAYERVRVRAMLGQQAWLDPRMLARTADRLAQADGALDWVAERLWTERASAGPDGAVTLAAGDLPRDLARRLVRRAIQRVRADAGIDSPGFADSADIEPLLDALTGGGGASHGGVMARANGENWQFRPAPPRRLP, from the coding sequence ATGCCGTCTGCCCCGCCATCGGACCTGGTCGCTCGCTTTCATGGCCATGCGCTGACGCTGCTGCCCCATCCCCCCGCCGCCGCCGCGCCGCTTGCCCTGGCGGTGTCGGGCGGGGCGGACAGCATGGCCATGCTGGCGCTTGCCCATGCCGCCTTTCCCGATGCAGTCATCGCCGCCACGGTCGATCACGGCCTGCGTACCGGCTCGGCGGATGAGGCGCAGATGGTGGCGGATCATTGCACCGCGCTGGGCGTGCCCCATGAAATCCTTGCCCTGACCGGCCTTGCCCGCGGCCCGGCGGTTCAGGAACGGGCACGCACCGCGCGCTATGCCGCGCTTGGCGAATGGGCCGCCCGCCACTGCGCGCTGGCGCTGGCGACCGCACATCAGGCGGACGATCAGGCGGAAACGATGCTGATGCGCGCCGCCCGCGGCGTCGGCCTTACCGGGATGCGCGGCATCCCGGCCATCGGCATGGCACAGGGCCTCGCCGTGATCCGCCCGCTGCTCGGCTGGACACGGGCCGATCTGCGCGCGCTCTGCTTTGCTCACGCCATCCCGTTTGCCGACGATCCCGGCAATGCCGACCCCGCCTATGAACGGGTGCGCGTCCGCGCGATGCTGGGGCAGCAGGCGTGGCTCGACCCCCGGATGCTGGCGCGCACTGCCGACCGGCTGGCACAGGCGGATGGCGCGCTCGACTGGGTGGCCGAACGCCTATGGACGGAACGCGCCAGCGCCGGGCCGGACGGGGCCGTCACCCTTGCGGCGGGCGATCTGCCGCGCGATCTCGCCCGGCGGCTGGTTCGCCGTGCGATCCAGCGGGTGCGCGCCGATGCCGGTATCGATTCGCCGGGCTTTGCCGATAGCGCCGATATCGAACCGCTGCTCGATGCGCTGACCGGCGGCGGCGGGGCCAGCCATGGCGGCGTCATGGCGCGCGCGAATGGCGAAAACTGGCAGTTCCGCCCCGCTCCGCCGCGTCGATTACCCTGA
- a CDS encoding NAD(P)H-binding protein has protein sequence MTIAITGASGQLGRAAIDLLKSRAAGTPIVALARDPAKVADLAVESRAFDYTHAPDALAPALAGVETLVLISSSDFNDRVGQHRNVIDAAVAAGVGRIVYTSILKADVSPLLIAQDHRATEALIAASGLSATVLRNGWYTENWTGTLGAALEAGALIGAAGAARFTPATRRDYAEAVAIVAADAGHGGATYELGGDEAFTLSDLAAEVARQTGKAFPYNDLPPQVYQGILESFGLPAGFAAMLVDVDVKAPDGWLEDESGTLARLLGRPTASLSSAVAAALG, from the coding sequence ATGACAATCGCCATCACCGGTGCCAGCGGACAGCTGGGCCGTGCCGCCATCGACCTGCTCAAGTCGCGTGCAGCCGGCACCCCGATCGTCGCGCTGGCACGCGATCCTGCCAAGGTCGCGGACCTGGCGGTCGAATCGCGCGCGTTCGATTACACGCATGCGCCGGACGCGCTGGCACCCGCACTGGCGGGCGTCGAAACGCTGGTCCTCATCTCTTCCAGCGATTTCAACGACCGGGTCGGCCAGCACCGCAATGTGATCGACGCGGCGGTTGCTGCCGGGGTCGGCCGGATCGTCTATACGTCCATCCTCAAGGCAGATGTCTCGCCACTGCTGATTGCGCAGGATCACCGCGCGACCGAAGCGCTGATTGCCGCATCGGGCCTGTCCGCCACGGTGCTGCGCAACGGCTGGTACACCGAAAACTGGACCGGCACGCTGGGCGCCGCGCTGGAGGCAGGGGCGCTGATCGGCGCCGCCGGGGCCGCGCGGTTCACGCCCGCCACCCGCCGCGACTATGCCGAAGCGGTCGCCATCGTCGCGGCCGATGCGGGCCATGGCGGCGCAACCTATGAGCTTGGCGGTGATGAGGCGTTCACCCTGTCCGACCTTGCCGCCGAAGTCGCCCGTCAGACCGGCAAGGCTTTCCCGTACAACGACCTGCCGCCACAGGTGTATCAGGGCATCCTCGAAAGCTTTGGCCTGCCCGCCGGGTTCGCCGCGATGCTCGTGGATGTCGATGTAAAGGCCCCCGACGGATGGCTGGAGGACGAAAGCGGCACGCTTGCCCGCCTGCTTGGCCGCCCCACCGCCTCCCTCAGCAGCGCGGTCGCGGCGGCCCTCGGCTGA
- a CDS encoding helix-turn-helix domain-containing protein, with protein sequence MQFVPDVLNERCGSRLVLNHVTSRWGGLVLIALLDGTLRFSSLRRRIGGVSERMLTQSLRLLERDGLIERIAHQVVPPHVDYRLSPMGRDVAEKVLALAQCIEGNLDKIMEFREAGAEGAATAD encoded by the coding sequence ATGCAATTCGTGCCCGATGTGCTGAACGAACGATGCGGTTCGCGGCTGGTGCTGAACCATGTGACCAGCCGATGGGGCGGCCTGGTGCTGATCGCGTTGCTGGACGGCACGCTGCGCTTCAGCAGCCTGCGTCGCCGGATCGGCGGCGTGTCCGAACGGATGCTGACCCAATCGCTTCGCCTGCTGGAGCGGGATGGCCTGATCGAGCGCATCGCCCATCAGGTGGTGCCGCCGCACGTCGATTACCGGTTGTCGCCCATGGGCCGCGACGTGGCGGAAAAGGTGCTGGCGCTGGCTCAGTGCATCGAGGGCAATCTGGACAAGATCATGGAGTTCCGGGAAGCTGGCGCGGAAGGGGCGGCGACCGCGGATTGA
- a CDS encoding NAD(P)/FAD-dependent oxidoreductase, whose amino-acid sequence MAERKTQIVVVGGGAGGLELVRRLGARYGRKRHDIILIDRNLTHIWKPLLHEVAAGSLDANLDEVGYGGHAVRWGYRFFHGSIESVDRAARTLTTAPLMDEQGQEVIGRHTIRYDYLVLAMGGISNDFGVPGVREHAMFLEDRPQADRFRQRLLNACLRTNHAHQTGDPDARVRVAIVGGGATGVELAAELYNAAKALRHYGLEVFDETKLEVTLVEAGPRILPALDEPLAATAKQELVNLGVRVLDNTQVTALEAKAVLTRSGERVDADLIVWAAGVKGADELRTLGDLELTRSNQIVVRPTLQSSVDDRVYALGDCASCLLPGRERPVPPRAQSAHQMASRVFANLIRAQEGRPLKDFIYNDHGSLVSLSRFSTVGSLMGNLVGGRMFVEGWIARTVYMSLYRMHLIAIHGWWRGIALIVIGHVNQIVRPKLKLH is encoded by the coding sequence ATGGCCGAACGCAAGACGCAGATCGTGGTCGTGGGCGGCGGGGCCGGGGGGCTGGAACTGGTTCGCCGACTGGGCGCGCGATACGGGCGCAAGCGGCACGACATCATCCTCATCGACCGCAACCTCACCCATATCTGGAAACCGCTGCTGCACGAGGTGGCGGCCGGATCGCTCGACGCCAATCTGGACGAGGTCGGCTATGGCGGTCATGCCGTCCGCTGGGGCTATCGCTTCTTTCACGGCAGCATCGAAAGCGTCGATCGCGCGGCGCGCACGCTGACCACCGCGCCCCTGATGGATGAACAGGGGCAGGAAGTGATCGGCCGCCACACCATCCGCTATGACTATCTGGTCCTGGCGATGGGCGGCATTTCCAACGATTTCGGCGTCCCCGGCGTGCGCGAACACGCCATGTTCCTTGAGGATCGGCCCCAGGCGGACCGGTTTCGCCAGCGGCTGCTCAACGCCTGCCTTCGCACCAATCACGCGCATCAGACCGGCGATCCCGATGCGCGGGTGCGCGTCGCCATTGTCGGCGGCGGCGCGACCGGCGTCGAACTGGCGGCCGAACTCTACAATGCGGCAAAGGCGCTGCGCCATTACGGGCTGGAGGTGTTCGACGAAACCAAACTGGAAGTGACGCTGGTCGAAGCGGGTCCCCGCATCCTTCCCGCGCTGGACGAACCGCTGGCCGCCACCGCGAAACAGGAACTGGTCAATCTGGGCGTGCGCGTCCTCGACAACACGCAGGTGACAGCGCTTGAGGCGAAGGCCGTCCTGACCCGCTCGGGCGAACGGGTCGATGCCGACCTCATCGTCTGGGCCGCCGGGGTCAAGGGCGCGGACGAACTGCGCACGCTGGGCGATCTGGAACTGACCCGCTCAAACCAGATCGTCGTTCGCCCGACCCTGCAATCCAGCGTCGATGACCGCGTCTATGCGCTGGGCGATTGCGCCTCCTGCCTGTTGCCGGGGCGCGAACGCCCGGTGCCGCCGCGCGCGCAATCCGCGCATCAGATGGCCAGCCGGGTCTTCGCCAACCTGATTCGTGCCCAGGAAGGCAGGCCGCTCAAGGACTTTATCTACAACGACCATGGCTCGCTCGTCTCGCTCAGCCGCTTTTCCACCGTGGGCAGCCTGATGGGCAATCTGGTCGGCGGACGGATGTTCGTCGAAGGATGGATTGCCCGCACCGTCTATATGTCGCTCTACCGGATGCACCTCATTGCCATCCATGGCTGGTGGCGCGGCATCGCCCTCATCGTCATCGGCCATGTCAACCAGATCGTCCGGCCTAAACTGAAGCTGCATTGA
- a CDS encoding helix-turn-helix domain-containing protein codes for MAETPAGTPQNKAEPATVGDRLRTAREAAGLDLAEIAARTRIPQRHLEAIEQSDFSALPSPTYAYGFVKAYARSVGLDEVGLARTLRSTLSGAPAREPTISMGEIEEPSRLPSPAMTIGLIIGFLVLIIAAGLYYGGAMLRGGDSAETTSVADELGVKPAASVPIPAAAPAAAPPATDGPVVLTAKGEVWLRVYDAANQTLVLRTFQAGERFEVPANANRPMINTGRPDLIDVTVGGRPVPALGTAERAIKDVEISGAALLARAAGTPAAAPASAPATPAQPRTTGRTSRPAQPAGTAAATPAPASPTPAATETVEPVPGGE; via the coding sequence ATGGCCGAAACCCCAGCCGGCACCCCACAGAATAAGGCCGAACCGGCCACCGTTGGCGATCGGTTGCGCACCGCGCGGGAGGCCGCGGGCCTCGATCTTGCCGAAATCGCCGCCCGCACCCGCATTCCGCAGAGGCATCTGGAGGCGATCGAGCAATCGGATTTCTCTGCCCTGCCTTCCCCCACCTACGCCTATGGCTTCGTCAAGGCCTATGCCCGGTCGGTCGGGCTTGACGAGGTGGGGCTGGCCCGCACCTTGCGCAGCACCCTGTCCGGTGCGCCGGCCCGCGAACCAACGATCAGCATGGGCGAGATCGAGGAACCAAGCCGTCTGCCCAGCCCGGCAATGACCATCGGCCTGATCATCGGTTTCCTCGTTCTGATCATCGCGGCGGGCCTGTATTATGGCGGGGCGATGCTGCGCGGCGGCGATAGCGCCGAAACGACCAGCGTCGCCGACGAACTCGGCGTCAAGCCCGCCGCGAGCGTCCCCATCCCCGCCGCCGCCCCTGCGGCTGCCCCGCCGGCCACGGACGGCCCCGTCGTCCTGACGGCAAAGGGCGAGGTATGGCTGCGGGTCTATGACGCCGCCAACCAGACGCTCGTCCTGCGCACCTTTCAGGCGGGTGAGCGGTTCGAGGTGCCGGCCAACGCCAATCGCCCGATGATCAACACCGGTCGGCCGGACCTGATCGACGTCACGGTCGGCGGACGGCCCGTTCCGGCCCTCGGCACGGCAGAGCGCGCGATCAAGGATGTGGAAATCAGCGGTGCCGCGCTGCTTGCCCGCGCCGCCGGAACGCCCGCTGCCGCCCCGGCTTCTGCCCCCGCCACGCCCGCCCAGCCGCGCACGACCGGCCGGACCAGCCGCCCGGCCCAGCCCGCTGGCACGGCTGCCGCCACCCCCGCGCCGGCATCGCCGACACCCGCCGCGACCGAAACCGTGGAGCCGGTACCCGGCGGCGAGTGA
- the ptsP gene encoding phosphoenolpyruvate--protein phosphotransferase has translation MPLSAVASAREILTRLHDVMASRSAAQAKLNSVVGIIGEALDSEVCSIYLLREGVLELFATRGLAQEAVHVTKLALGEGLVGSIARNVETLNLDEAAIHPDFAYRPETGEEKFHSFAGVPIIRRERAVGVLAVQHVESRRYDDVEIEALQTVGMVLSELIANAGLIDNASSDTSRPQSTAVDRVPGFKLVEGMAAGVAVFHQPRIVIEHTVAEDTEAERHRVYAAFDKMREQIDRMASQAEFGVDGEHQEVLETYKMFAYDEGWSRRINEAIESGLTAEAAIERVQQRTRQRMRQIDDPLLRDRMHDLEDLSNRLIRIVSGQLGTAAQLGLRHDSILIARNLGPAELLEYDRRRLKGVILEEGSLTAHVTIVARAMGVPMLGRVRDVRRLIAEGDRLLLDTATEQVIIRPSAAMDEAFDTRLAQTQQRRAVFAALRHVEPVTRCGTRIHVNINAGLRDDIAALDLTGADGIGLFRTEFQFLVSATLPQRERQQRLYRDVLDAAGDRPVVFRTVDIGGDKALPYLNHDEEGDEENPAMGWRALRLALEREGLMKAQARALLEAAAGRQLNVMFPMVSEPWEFEEARTLFEAQREWLAARGKKLPVDIRYGAMLEVPALADVLDMLMPRLDFLSIGTNDLTQFLFAADRAHPKLAVRYDWMSPAIARFLRRVQRTLHGTGKPLAVCGEMGGRTLEAMMLIGLGIDRLSITPAAVGPIKAMVRSLDRTALAAHLETLLVNPPRSLREPLLDWARENGVELA, from the coding sequence ATGCCGCTTTCCGCCGTCGCCTCCGCCCGCGAAATCCTGACCCGCCTGCACGATGTCATGGCCTCGCGCAGCGCGGCTCAGGCCAAGCTCAATTCGGTGGTCGGCATCATTGGAGAGGCGCTGGATAGCGAGGTTTGCTCCATCTATCTGCTGCGCGAAGGGGTGCTGGAACTCTTCGCCACCCGCGGTCTGGCGCAGGAGGCGGTGCACGTGACCAAACTCGCGCTGGGCGAGGGGCTGGTCGGCAGCATCGCGCGCAACGTCGAAACGCTGAACCTGGATGAGGCGGCGATCCATCCCGATTTCGCCTATCGCCCCGAAACGGGCGAGGAAAAATTCCACAGCTTTGCCGGCGTGCCGATCATCCGCCGCGAACGCGCGGTCGGCGTGCTGGCCGTGCAGCATGTCGAAAGCCGCCGCTATGATGATGTGGAGATCGAGGCGCTGCAGACCGTCGGCATGGTCTTGTCCGAACTCATCGCCAATGCCGGGCTGATCGACAATGCCAGCAGCGATACCAGCCGCCCGCAATCGACCGCGGTGGACCGGGTGCCGGGCTTCAAGCTGGTCGAGGGGATGGCGGCGGGCGTTGCCGTGTTCCATCAGCCGCGCATCGTCATCGAACATACCGTGGCAGAGGATACCGAGGCGGAGCGTCACCGCGTCTATGCCGCGTTCGACAAGATGCGCGAACAGATCGACCGCATGGCCAGCCAGGCCGAATTCGGCGTCGATGGCGAGCATCAGGAGGTGCTCGAGACGTACAAGATGTTCGCCTATGACGAGGGGTGGTCCCGCCGGATCAACGAGGCGATCGAAAGCGGCCTGACCGCAGAGGCCGCGATCGAACGGGTGCAACAGCGCACGCGCCAGCGGATGCGCCAGATCGACGATCCCCTGCTGCGCGACCGGATGCACGATCTTGAGGACTTGTCCAACCGCCTCATCCGCATCGTGTCGGGTCAGCTTGGCACGGCGGCGCAGCTTGGCCTCCGGCACGATTCCATCCTGATCGCGCGCAATCTGGGTCCGGCCGAACTGCTCGAATATGACCGGCGGCGGCTGAAGGGCGTGATCCTTGAGGAAGGATCGCTGACCGCGCACGTCACCATCGTCGCCCGCGCGATGGGCGTGCCCATGCTGGGCCGCGTGCGCGACGTGCGCCGCCTGATCGCGGAGGGCGACCGGCTGCTCCTCGACACCGCGACGGAACAGGTGATCATCCGGCCATCGGCGGCGATGGACGAGGCGTTCGACACACGCCTTGCCCAGACGCAGCAGCGGCGCGCCGTCTTTGCCGCGCTTCGCCATGTCGAACCCGTCACCCGCTGCGGCACGCGCATCCATGTCAACATCAATGCCGGCCTGCGCGACGACATCGCCGCGCTCGACCTGACCGGTGCGGACGGCATCGGCCTGTTCCGTACCGAGTTCCAGTTTCTCGTGTCCGCCACCCTGCCCCAGCGCGAACGGCAACAGCGGCTCTACCGCGATGTGCTCGATGCGGCGGGCGACCGTCCGGTCGTGTTCCGCACCGTCGATATCGGCGGGGACAAGGCGCTGCCTTATCTCAACCATGACGAGGAGGGGGATGAGGAAAACCCCGCCATGGGCTGGCGCGCGCTGCGGCTTGCGCTGGAGCGCGAAGGGCTGATGAAGGCGCAGGCCCGCGCCCTCCTGGAGGCGGCGGCCGGGCGTCAGCTGAACGTCATGTTCCCGATGGTTTCCGAACCCTGGGAGTTTGAAGAGGCGCGCACCCTGTTCGAGGCGCAGCGCGAATGGCTGGCCGCGCGCGGCAAGAAACTGCCCGTCGACATCCGCTACGGCGCGATGCTGGAGGTGCCGGCGCTGGCCGACGTGCTCGACATGCTGATGCCCCGGCTCGACTTCCTGTCGATCGGCACCAACGACCTGACGCAATTCCTGTTCGCCGCCGATCGCGCGCACCCGAAACTGGCCGTGCGCTATGACTGGATGAGCCCCGCCATCGCCCGCTTCCTGCGCCGGGTACAGCGAACGCTGCACGGCACTGGCAAGCCGCTGGCCGTGTGCGGCGAAATGGGCGGCCGCACGCTTGAGGCGATGATGCTGATCGGCCTAGGCATCGACCGGCTATCCATCACGCCCGCCGCGGTCGGGCCGATCAAGGCGATGGTCCGTTCGCTCGATCGGACGGCGCTGGCTGCGCATCTCGAAACGCTGCTGGTCAACCCGCCGCGGTCCTTGCGCGAGCCGTTGCTCGACTGGGCGCGCGAAAATGGCGTCGAACTGGCGTGA